Below is a window of Candidatus Acidiferrales bacterium DNA.
AATCAGCACAGCCGCCATCACCAGGCACGTCATCACCGGCCGTTTGATGAAATTTTCTGCGATCTGCATGTTGTTGCCGTCGTCCCCTACAGGCTCGTCCTGATCTTCACCTTAGAACCTTGGATCAGTCGCACTTGCCCGTCCGTCACAACTGTCTCTCCGGCCTTCATTCCTTCTGCGATCACCGTCAATCCATCCACCGTCCGCGTCACTTTCACGGTTCGCAAATCGACGGTCATATCCGGCTTGACGACAAAAAGATAGTCGCCATCTTGCCCCGTCATCACCGCCTGCGACGGGACTACAATCGCATTTTCCTGCTCCGACAGTCGCAGCACAACGTTTACGAATTCGCCCGGCCACAGCCGAAAATGAGAGTTCGCAAACGTACCAATGAGTTGAACTGTGCCGGTTGTCGGATCAACCGTGTTGTTCACGAAAGTCAGGTATCCGCCCTCCGGCGCCGAACTATCGGACGGCGTGGCCTGCACGGGCAGCTTCCCTTTCGCCATGTAATTCTTGATCTCTTCGAGATACTGCTGCGGCACTGCGAAGTTGATGTACAGCGGAGAAATCTCGTTGATCACGACAAGAATCGGAACGTCGTCGGCCTTCACCACGGTTCCCGGATATACCAGCTGTGCTCCGGTCCGTCCGCTGATCGGCGCGTAAATTGAGCAATACGAAACGTTCAACTTTGCCGCTTGCACGGCCGCTTCATCCGCTTGCACCGCCGCTTTGTCGGCTGCTTCTGTCGCAAGCTGTTGGTCCAATTGCTCCTTCGGGACTACACCCGAATCGAAAAGTTTTTGGTAACGCTCCGCTTCCACGCTGGCGAGC
It encodes the following:
- a CDS encoding efflux RND transporter periplasmic adaptor subunit → MRKFLKSNLLPPFFLILAGMAGCTEHAAPPPDVPVVPVMVAQSMEKTMPVELHAIGTGQAYSTVSIESQVAGIVSAVHYTQGQYVMKGDLLVSLDDRPFQAALQLAQANLAKDKANAELASVEAERYQKLFDSGVVPKEQLDQQLATEAADKAAVQADEAAVQAAKLNVSYCSIYAPISGRTGAQLVYPGTVVKADDVPILVVINEISPLYINFAVPQQYLEEIKNYMAKGKLPVQATPSDSSAPEGGYLTFVNNTVDPTTGTVQLIGTFANSHFRLWPGEFVNVVLRLSEQENAIVVPSQAVMTGQDGDYLFVVKPDMTVDLRTVKVTRTVDGLTVIAEGMKAGETVVTDGQVRLIQGSKVKIRTSL